One genomic segment of Burkholderiaceae bacterium includes these proteins:
- the ribB gene encoding 3,4-dihydroxy-2-butanone-4-phosphate synthase, with protein sequence MTVSTPTPAAPAGVASISPVQDIVAELAAGRMVILVDEEDRENEGDLILAADHVTPEAINFMARFGRGLVCLTLTRERCERLHLPPMVARNGTRMGTAFTVSIEAAEGVTTGISAADRARTVQAAVAPNAQAADLVQPGHIFPLQAVEGGVLMRAGHTEAGCDLAAMAGCTPAAVICEIMKDDGTMARLPDLQVFAAAHGLKIGTIADLIEYRSRTETLVEKIGTRALATAQGEFTAHAFRDQPSGALHLALVLGQWAPEDAVPVRVHEPLSVLDALDVQPGMHSWALHEALARIHQEGCGVAVLLNCGESADQLLAQFQGTARATHAPSRGRMDLRSYGIGAQILRALGVQRMRLLGTPRRLPSLAGGFGLEVAGYITKD encoded by the coding sequence ATGACCGTTTCCACACCCACTCCCGCCGCCCCCGCCGGCGTCGCCAGCATCTCGCCCGTGCAGGACATCGTGGCCGAGCTGGCCGCCGGCCGCATGGTCATCCTGGTGGACGAGGAAGACCGCGAGAACGAGGGCGACCTGATCCTGGCGGCCGACCACGTCACGCCCGAGGCCATCAACTTCATGGCGCGCTTCGGCCGCGGCCTGGTCTGCCTGACGCTGACGCGCGAGCGCTGCGAGCGCCTGCACCTGCCGCCCATGGTGGCGCGCAACGGCACGCGCATGGGCACCGCCTTCACGGTCTCCATCGAGGCCGCCGAGGGCGTGACCACCGGCATCTCCGCCGCCGACCGCGCGCGCACCGTGCAGGCTGCCGTGGCGCCCAACGCGCAGGCGGCCGACCTGGTGCAGCCGGGCCACATCTTTCCGCTGCAGGCCGTCGAGGGCGGCGTGCTGATGCGCGCCGGCCACACCGAGGCCGGGTGCGACCTGGCGGCCATGGCCGGCTGCACGCCCGCCGCCGTGATCTGCGAGATCATGAAGGACGACGGCACCATGGCGCGCCTGCCCGACCTGCAGGTGTTCGCCGCCGCGCACGGGCTGAAGATCGGCACCATCGCCGACCTGATCGAATACCGCAGCCGCACCGAGACGCTGGTCGAAAAGATCGGCACCCGCGCGCTGGCCACGGCGCAGGGCGAGTTCACCGCCCACGCCTTCCGCGACCAGCCCAGCGGCGCGCTGCACCTGGCGCTGGTGCTGGGCCAATGGGCGCCCGAGGACGCGGTGCCGGTGCGCGTGCACGAGCCGCTGTCGGTGCTGGACGCGCTGGACGTGCAGCCCGGCATGCACAGCTGGGCCCTGCACGAGGCGCTGGCGCGCATCCACCAGGAGGGCTGCGGCGTCGCCGTGCTGCTGAACTGCGGCGAAAGCGCCGATCAACTGCTTGCGCAGTTCCAGGGCACGGCACGCGCCACCCACGCGCCCTCGCGCGGGCGCATGGACCTGCGCAGCTACGGCATCGGCGCGCAAATCCTGCGCGCGCTGGGCGTGCAGCGCATGCGCCTGCTGGGCACGCCGCGGCGCCTGCCCAGCCTGGCGGGCGGCTTCGGGCTGGAAGTGGCCGGCTACATCACCAAGGACTGA
- a CDS encoding 6,7-dimethyl-8-ribityllumazine synthase yields the protein MLEADKGRSAPLDGSGLRIAIVQARFNEGVTNGLRDACLAELAALGVKSENIAHHTVPGALEVPLALRWLAHRGEYDALVALGCVIRGETYHFELVANESSAGITRVGLDLDIPIANAILTTEDLPQATVRQIEKGRDAARVAVEMALLKHRLQ from the coding sequence ATGCTGGAAGCCGACAAGGGCCGGAGCGCGCCGCTGGACGGCAGCGGCCTGCGCATCGCCATCGTGCAGGCGCGCTTCAACGAGGGCGTGACCAACGGCCTGCGCGACGCCTGCCTGGCCGAGCTGGCCGCGCTGGGCGTGAAGAGCGAGAACATCGCCCACCACACCGTGCCCGGCGCGCTGGAGGTGCCGCTGGCCCTGCGGTGGCTGGCGCACCGGGGCGAGTACGACGCGCTCGTCGCGCTGGGCTGCGTCATCCGCGGCGAGACCTATCACTTCGAGCTGGTCGCCAACGAATCCAGCGCCGGCATCACGCGCGTGGGGCTAGATTTGGACATCCCCATCGCCAACGCCATCCTCACCACCGAAGACCTGCCGCAGGCCACCGTGCGCCAGATCGAGAAGGGGCGCGACGCCGCCCGCGTGGCCGTCGAGATGGCCTTGCTCAAGCACCGCCTCCAATGA